A window from Methylococcus mesophilus encodes these proteins:
- a CDS encoding crossover junction endodeoxyribonuclease RuvC has product MTTTLIPDGRRSAICPLKSAIWIQMANVRHLRIDILQSLTVQMAEFPDGSAANSPSGATDCLYETIYGIPDGGDSLPLRGRGALRALSPSRRGLSGLGDNDEGDRTTLLALDLGTHTGWALHQRDGTVISGSETFKPQRFEGGGMRFLRFKRWLTEIKQAAGDLDAVYFEEVRRHAGVDAAHAYGGFLAHLTAWCEHHGVPYQGVPVGTIKKHATGQGNANKAAMIAAMRSLGFDPVDDNEADALALLHWARMTQGVGV; this is encoded by the coding sequence ATGACGACGACCCTAATTCCAGATGGCAGACGCTCCGCCATCTGCCCCTTGAAATCTGCCATCTGGATCCAGATGGCAAACGTCCGCCATCTGAGAATCGATATCCTTCAATCGCTTACGGTCCAGATGGCGGAATTTCCAGATGGCAGCGCCGCCAACTCGCCATCTGGCGCAACCGATTGTTTATACGAAACAATTTATGGAATTCCAGATGGCGGAGACTCCCTCCCCCTACGGGGGAGAGGCGCGCTACGCGCCCTCTCCCCGTCCCGTAGGGGCCTCTCTGGGCTCGGAGATAACGACGAAGGTGACCGGACCACGCTGCTGGCCCTCGATCTGGGTACTCACACCGGCTGGGCTCTGCATCAGCGGGACGGTACGGTCATCAGCGGCTCCGAAACCTTCAAGCCCCAACGCTTCGAAGGCGGCGGGATGCGCTTCCTGCGTTTCAAGCGCTGGCTGACCGAAATCAAGCAAGCCGCCGGCGATCTGGATGCGGTCTATTTCGAGGAGGTCCGCCGCCATGCCGGCGTCGATGCCGCCCACGCCTATGGCGGGTTCCTGGCCCACCTCACCGCTTGGTGCGAGCACCACGGGGTTCCCTATCAAGGCGTACCGGTGGGAACGATCAAGAAACACGCGACCGGCCAGGGCAATGCCAACAAGGCCGCCATGATCGCTGCGATGCGGTCACTGGGCTTCGATCCGGTGGACGACAACGAAGCCGACGCCCTGGCTTTGCTGCACTGGGCACGGATGACCCAAGGGGTGGGCGTATGA
- a CDS encoding HVO_A0114 family putative DNA-binding protein has translation MKTIVIGIMPQEDIRKRLLAIARGELKPKAGDPKIWFTSMRSLAEVLSDENRALLKVIRETKPESITSLAAATGRKPGNLSRTLKTMSHYGLVEMKREKNHVRPIAKGTEFRIVAA, from the coding sequence ATGAAAACCATTGTGATAGGCATCATGCCGCAAGAGGACATTCGCAAGCGTCTGCTGGCCATCGCGCGGGGCGAACTCAAGCCCAAAGCGGGGGATCCCAAGATATGGTTCACTTCGATGAGATCGCTTGCCGAGGTCCTGAGCGATGAAAACAGGGCACTGCTCAAGGTGATCAGAGAAACAAAACCTGAATCGATCACGTCTCTTGCGGCAGCGACGGGCAGGAAGCCCGGCAACCTTTCTCGAACGCTGAAGACGATGTCTCATTACGGCCTCGTAGAGATGAAGCGTGAAAAAAATCATGTCCGCCCCATCGCCAAGGGAACGGAGTTCAGGATCGTTGCAGCCTAA
- a CDS encoding DUF6511 domain-containing protein: MICAICGREGRGFCWASSHDAPRDSGGKRLFKRFCSRRCQDIHLQRLKRRDGVVIDPTHNEKAAMEAVLPRLGDYVAAIGMDRPLSAYSRAEILQLVDVVLTAYFDHLREHDPDDVPF; encoded by the coding sequence ATGATTTGCGCTATCTGCGGAAGAGAAGGCCGGGGCTTTTGCTGGGCATCGTCCCACGACGCTCCCCGCGACTCAGGCGGCAAGCGACTGTTCAAGCGCTTCTGCTCGCGACGCTGCCAGGACATCCATCTGCAACGACTGAAACGGAGGGACGGCGTCGTGATCGACCCCACCCATAACGAGAAGGCGGCGATGGAGGCCGTGCTGCCCCGCCTCGGCGACTACGTCGCGGCGATCGGCATGGACCGGCCGCTGTCGGCCTACAGCCGGGCGGAAATCCTGCAACTGGTCGACGTGGTGCTGACCGCCTATTTCGACCACCTGCGGGAACACGATCCCGATGACGTGCCGTTCTGA
- a CDS encoding helix-turn-helix domain-containing protein, which translates to MTQTAKANSRILEAVHETADDLHRLGFIDKCKMREFDVLCLRPVPVYDSSSIRALRERCQISQAVLANLLNTSLSTVQKWEIGDKKPSGPSLKLLNLIDRKGLELLL; encoded by the coding sequence ATGACCCAGACCGCTAAAGCCAATAGCCGAATCCTCGAGGCCGTCCATGAAACGGCCGATGATCTCCACCGTTTGGGATTCATCGACAAATGCAAGATGCGGGAATTCGATGTCCTGTGCCTCCGCCCCGTCCCGGTGTATGACAGCAGCAGCATTCGTGCGCTACGGGAGCGATGCCAGATCAGCCAAGCCGTTCTGGCAAACCTTCTCAACACCAGCCTGTCGACCGTGCAAAAATGGGAGATCGGCGACAAGAAGCCGAGCGGTCCGTCCTTGAAGTTACTCAACCTGATCGATCGCAAGGGCTTGGAACTTCTTCTGTGA
- a CDS encoding AAA family ATPase produces MLDFNDALPRPANPADLTLQREALRADLLARLPSVLKTLFPAGKVRGGAFAIGNVQGDPGDSLEVALSGEKAGLWYDHATGEGGDLFALIAAVHGLETHGQFAEVMALAGQLLGTARVEPTPLREKAPVDRLGPATAKWDYVAADGTLIACVYRYDPPTGKEFRPWDVRARLWRAPDPRPLYNLPAIAQAKEVVLVEGERCADALVHQGVAATTAMNGAKAPIDKTDWSPLRGKAVLIWPDRDAPGWDYAENAARACMAAGAASVAILVPPTDKPDKWDAADAVSEDFDCVAFITHGERRVIKAASPALPTHTLGALLDDDSPVPPDLIAPRVLTPGGLLVFGGAPKVGKSDFLLAWLMHMAAGASFLGMTPPRPLRVFYLQAEVQYHYLRERVKGIPLPSHRISEARVNFVATPQLRLVLDEAGLAQVIPAIVQAFGNTPPDLIAIDPIRNVFDGGEAGGENDNGAMLFFLSQRVEQLRTAVNPDAGLVLVHHTKKLGKKPFEEDPFQALAGAGSLRGYYSTGMLLFRPDETQTTRQLIFELRNGAALPVKSVDKFNGTWREVANTGRRVLQDYAERLDAERRRKHDVILQILFDEAADGRCYSATQFAEAFEGRAGLGAERTIRERLSVLATQGYIKFFRNAEDYGLPPLHRSKFGYQCVEGMVLRREGPPDPDTGEIPMWPVSVYPSHYKCPQTGALLPVEDATIWLYHDEDHP; encoded by the coding sequence TTGCTTGACTTCAACGACGCGCTGCCCAGGCCTGCCAACCCCGCCGATCTGACGCTCCAGCGCGAAGCCCTGCGCGCCGATTTGCTGGCCCGGTTGCCGTCGGTGCTGAAGACCTTGTTCCCGGCCGGCAAGGTGCGCGGGGGTGCCTTCGCGATCGGCAACGTCCAGGGCGATCCGGGCGACAGCCTGGAAGTGGCGCTTTCGGGCGAAAAGGCCGGGTTGTGGTACGACCATGCGACCGGCGAGGGCGGGGATCTCTTCGCCTTGATCGCCGCTGTCCACGGCCTGGAGACGCACGGCCAATTCGCCGAGGTGATGGCTCTGGCCGGTCAGCTGTTGGGTACGGCGCGGGTCGAACCGACACCGCTGCGGGAGAAAGCCCCGGTGGATCGGCTCGGCCCCGCCACGGCGAAGTGGGACTACGTCGCGGCGGACGGCACGCTGATCGCCTGCGTCTACCGCTACGACCCGCCCACCGGCAAGGAATTCCGGCCGTGGGACGTGCGCGCCCGCCTGTGGCGCGCCCCCGACCCGCGTCCGCTCTACAACTTGCCGGCGATCGCCCAGGCGAAGGAGGTGGTGCTGGTCGAGGGCGAACGGTGCGCCGACGCGCTGGTCCATCAGGGTGTGGCCGCCACCACGGCGATGAACGGGGCCAAGGCGCCGATCGACAAGACCGACTGGTCGCCGCTCCGGGGCAAAGCCGTGCTGATCTGGCCGGATCGGGATGCGCCGGGCTGGGACTACGCGGAGAACGCCGCCCGTGCCTGCATGGCGGCAGGCGCGGCGTCGGTGGCCATCCTCGTGCCGCCGACGGACAAGCCCGACAAGTGGGACGCAGCCGATGCCGTGTCCGAGGACTTCGATTGCGTCGCGTTCATCACCCACGGCGAGCGCCGGGTCATCAAGGCCGCCTCCCCGGCATTGCCGACGCATACCTTGGGCGCCTTGCTCGATGATGACTCTCCCGTCCCGCCGGACCTGATTGCGCCGCGCGTACTCACGCCCGGCGGCCTCTTGGTGTTCGGCGGGGCGCCCAAGGTCGGCAAGAGCGACTTCCTGCTGGCCTGGCTGATGCACATGGCGGCGGGGGCCAGCTTCCTCGGCATGACACCGCCGCGTCCCTTGCGGGTGTTCTATCTGCAGGCGGAGGTGCAGTACCACTACCTGCGGGAACGGGTGAAGGGAATCCCCTTACCGTCGCACCGGATATCCGAGGCGCGGGTGAACTTCGTCGCCACCCCGCAACTGCGTCTGGTCCTGGACGAGGCCGGCCTGGCCCAGGTGATCCCGGCCATTGTTCAGGCGTTCGGCAACACTCCGCCCGATCTGATCGCCATCGATCCGATCCGCAATGTGTTCGACGGCGGCGAGGCCGGGGGCGAGAACGATAACGGCGCGATGCTGTTCTTCCTGTCGCAGCGGGTGGAACAGCTGCGCACGGCAGTCAACCCGGACGCCGGCCTCGTGCTGGTGCACCACACCAAGAAGCTCGGCAAGAAACCCTTCGAGGAGGATCCGTTCCAGGCCCTGGCCGGAGCCGGCAGCCTCAGGGGCTACTACAGCACCGGGATGCTGCTGTTCCGGCCGGACGAGACCCAAACCACCCGCCAACTCATCTTCGAGCTGCGCAATGGCGCGGCGCTCCCGGTGAAGTCCGTCGACAAGTTCAACGGTACTTGGCGCGAGGTGGCGAACACCGGGCGACGGGTCCTGCAGGACTACGCCGAACGCCTCGATGCCGAGCGCCGGCGCAAGCATGACGTGATCCTGCAGATACTGTTCGACGAGGCGGCGGATGGGCGCTGCTACAGCGCCACCCAGTTCGCCGAAGCCTTCGAGGGTCGCGCCGGATTGGGCGCGGAACGCACGATCCGCGAGCGGCTCTCGGTACTCGCCACTCAAGGTTACATCAAGTTCTTCCGTAACGCCGAGGACTACGGACTTCCCCCGTTACACCGCAGCAAGTTCGGCTACCAATGCGTCGAGGGCATGGTGCTACGGCGGGAAGGTCCCCCGGATCCTGACACCGGAGAAATCCCGATGTGGCCGGTTTCGGTCTACCCCTCCCACTACAAATGCCCCCAGACCGGCGCCTTGCTGCCGGTCGAAGACGCCACGATCTGGCTCTACCACGACGAGGACCATCCATGA
- a CDS encoding site-specific DNA-methyltransferase produces the protein MLQVEYRPLEKLIPYARNPRTHSVDQVAKIAASIVEFGWTNPILVDGAQGIIAGHGRLAAARSLGLAEVPVIELGHLSPAQKRAYVLADNRLALDAGWDEELLALELAELSGAGFDLALTGFNDDELEALLSIDTEDSDDAEDGEPETADDVPEPPATPVSRPGDVWQLGRHRLICGDASDPDVVAALMGGELARLCFTSPPYDNQRDYTSGGIGDWDGLMRGVFAQLPLTDDAQVLVNLGLIHRDNEVIPYWDPWLGWMRTQGWRRFGWYVWDQGPGMPGDWAGRLAPSFEFVFHFNRQSRKPNKTVACKFAGQETHLRQDGSSTALRGKDGEVGGWTHAGQPTQDRRIPDSVIRIMRHKGKIGRDIDHPAVFPVALPEFVLTAYSDPDDPVYEPFGGSGTSLLAAERTGRRGYAVEIAPGYVDVAILRFRQSFPAIPVTLLDTGETWEAVASQRQAIQTTAG, from the coding sequence ATGTTGCAGGTCGAATACCGTCCGCTGGAAAAGTTGATCCCTTATGCCCGCAATCCGCGCACCCACAGCGTGGATCAGGTGGCGAAGATCGCGGCCAGCATCGTGGAATTCGGCTGGACCAACCCGATCCTGGTGGACGGGGCACAGGGGATCATCGCCGGGCACGGCCGCCTGGCGGCCGCCCGCAGCCTGGGGCTGGCGGAGGTGCCGGTGATCGAACTGGGTCACCTCTCGCCGGCCCAGAAGCGGGCCTATGTGCTGGCCGACAACCGCCTGGCTCTCGATGCCGGCTGGGACGAGGAGTTGCTGGCGCTGGAACTGGCCGAGTTGTCCGGTGCCGGGTTCGACTTGGCGCTGACGGGGTTTAACGATGATGAGCTGGAAGCTCTGCTGTCGATCGATACCGAAGATTCGGATGACGCCGAAGACGGCGAACCCGAGACGGCCGATGATGTCCCCGAGCCGCCGGCGACTCCTGTGTCGCGTCCCGGCGATGTCTGGCAGTTGGGCCGACATCGGTTGATCTGCGGCGATGCCTCGGACCCGGACGTCGTCGCGGCGTTGATGGGCGGCGAGTTGGCCCGTCTCTGCTTTACCTCGCCTCCGTATGACAATCAGCGCGACTACACCTCCGGCGGCATCGGCGACTGGGACGGCCTGATGCGCGGCGTGTTCGCCCAGTTACCGCTGACCGACGATGCCCAGGTGTTGGTGAATCTGGGGCTGATCCATCGCGACAACGAGGTGATCCCCTACTGGGATCCCTGGCTGGGGTGGATGCGGACCCAGGGCTGGCGCCGTTTCGGCTGGTACGTCTGGGACCAGGGGCCGGGGATGCCGGGCGACTGGGCGGGACGCTTGGCGCCGAGCTTCGAGTTCGTGTTCCACTTCAACCGTCAGAGCCGCAAGCCCAACAAGACCGTGGCCTGCAAGTTCGCAGGTCAGGAGACGCACCTCCGCCAGGACGGCAGTTCCACCGCCCTGCGTGGCAAGGACGGTGAGGTCGGCGGTTGGACCCATGCGGGTCAACCGACCCAGGACCGCCGGATCCCCGATTCCGTCATCCGCATCATGCGCCACAAGGGCAAGATCGGACGGGACATCGACCACCCGGCGGTGTTTCCCGTGGCGCTGCCGGAGTTTGTCCTGACCGCCTACTCGGATCCGGACGATCCGGTATATGAACCTTTTGGCGGTTCGGGGACCAGCCTGCTGGCGGCGGAGCGCACCGGGCGCCGGGGGTATGCGGTGGAGATCGCGCCGGGGTATGTGGATGTCGCGATCCTGCGTTTCCGTCAGAGTTTTCCGGCCATCCCGGTGACACTGCTAGACACCGGCGAAACTTGGGAAGCGGTTGCCTCCCAGCGGCAAGCGATACAGACGACGGCTGGATGA
- a CDS encoding DUF6362 family protein: MAEWTIERVAARFEEAAWTAQDLPPVKVQGYFNCWPAIARQAWEGYADETRECRVQPSPDAVDRMLETMRWVLWLEEDQRHLIWMRAERRGWKDIARRFACCTRTAQRRWQQALRQVADRLNG; encoded by the coding sequence GTGGCTGAGTGGACGATTGAGCGCGTGGCCGCCCGCTTCGAGGAGGCGGCCTGGACCGCCCAGGACTTGCCGCCGGTCAAGGTGCAAGGGTATTTCAACTGCTGGCCGGCCATCGCCCGCCAGGCCTGGGAGGGGTATGCCGACGAGACCCGCGAGTGCCGGGTCCAGCCGAGCCCCGATGCGGTGGATCGCATGCTGGAAACGATGCGCTGGGTGCTGTGGCTGGAGGAAGATCAGCGCCATCTGATCTGGATGCGGGCCGAGCGACGGGGATGGAAGGACATCGCCCGGCGGTTCGCATGCTGCACCCGAACCGCCCAGCGGCGTTGGCAGCAGGCCTTGCGACAGGTCGCGGACCGGCTCAATGGCTAG
- a CDS encoding toxin-antitoxin system TumE family protein: MEVDPGIETLLDLQDQIIDQGSGYWVKIEAYQVAPTPDVPHGIRYSLTLHEPYGKRILGYDNAHAVKPPKKFKYAGRRLTFDHMHRHARDPGVPYEFKDAHQLLADFFSEVDQVLLEVKKR, translated from the coding sequence ATGGAAGTGGACCCTGGCATTGAAACCCTCCTGGATTTACAGGACCAGATCATTGATCAGGGCAGCGGATATTGGGTCAAGATCGAGGCTTATCAGGTTGCGCCAACGCCCGATGTACCTCATGGCATCCGCTACTCCCTGACACTGCATGAGCCCTACGGCAAAAGAATACTCGGTTATGACAATGCCCACGCCGTAAAGCCGCCGAAGAAGTTCAAGTATGCGGGTCGACGTTTAACCTTCGACCACATGCACCGGCATGCCAGAGACCCGGGCGTTCCGTATGAATTCAAGGATGCACATCAATTGTTGGCTGACTTCTTTTCTGAAGTGGACCAAGTTCTGCTGGAGGTAAAAAAGCGATGA